ACGCGCTCTTCGTCATCTGGCCGTTCATCCAGTCCATCTACTACTCGCTCACGGACTGGACCGGCCTGAGTCCCGAATTCGGGTTCGTCGGACTCGACAACTACACCCGGCTGTTCCAGGACGAGATCTTCTGGAAGTCGCTCCAGCACAGTCTGACCTTCGCGGTCGTCCTTCCGCTGGTGACGGTCGGATTCGCGCTCTTCCTGGCGTTCATGCTGAATGTCGGCGGCCGGCGGAGGAAGGGGGCGGCGGTCACCGGTGTGCGCGGCTCCTCGTTCTACAAGATCGTCTACTTCTTCCCGCAGGTGCTGTCCATCGTCATCGTGGCGCTGCTCTTCCAGTTCGCGTACAACCCGAACAGCGGGGCCATCAATTCGTTCCTGAAGGCGGTCGGTCTCGGCGCCATCCAGCCGGACTGGCTCGGTGACCCGGATCTCGCCCTGATCTGCGTGATGGTGGTTCTCGTCTGGTCCACCGTCGGCTTCTTCGTGGTCCTCTTCTCGGCGGGCATGGCGTCCATTCCGCGCGATTTCTACGAGGCCGCGCTGCTCGACGGCGCCAGCCGCTTCACCACCTTCTTCCGCATCACCCTCCCGCTGCTCTGGGACACCGTGCAGTCGGGCTGGATCTACATGGGCATCCTCGCGCTCGGCGCGGAGTCCTTCGCGGTCGTGCAGATCATGACCGTCGGCCCCAACGGCGGCGGGCCCGACTACTCGACCATCGTCATGCCGCTGTACGTGTACCAGAAGGCGTTCCGGGACGGTCAGGCCGCCTACGCCACGACCATCGGTGTCGCGCTCCTCCTCGTCACGCTCGCCTTCGCCGCGGTCGTGATGAAGCTGGGCCGGCGCGAGCGGCTGGAGTTCTGATGAAGACCACCGACACCCCGCCCACCGGCGACGCGCAGATCCCCGCCCCCCGGGCGGGCCAGGGCCCCGAGGTCAGGAAGGTCGCCGCCCCCGCGGGGGAGAAGCGCGAGGGCGCCGTCCTCAACGTCTTCTCGCACGGCGTCCTGATCATCTGGGCGATCATGGTGGTGCTGCCGCTGCTCTGGGCGGTCATGACCTCCTTCAAGGCCGACCGGGCGATCTTCACCTCGCCGTGGTCGCTGCCGGACACCCTGCACTTCGAGAACTGGTCGCGCGCCTGGACCCAGGCGCACATGAGCGACTACTTCCTCAACACGATCCTGGTGGTCGGCGGTTCGCTGGCCGGCACCCTGCTCTTCGGCTCGATGGCGGCGTACGTGCTGGCCCGCTTCGAGTTCCCCGGGAACCGCTTCCTCTACTTCCTCTTCATCGGGGGGATGAGCTTCCCGATCATCCTGGCGCTGGTGCCGCTCTTCTACGTGATGCAGAACATGGCCCTGCTGAACACCGTGCACGGCCTGATCCTGGTCTACATCGCGTACTCGCTGCCCTTCACCGTCTTCTTCCTGACCGCCTTCTTCCGGACGCTGCCGACCTCGGTGGCGGAGGCGGCCTTCATCGACGGGGCCTCGCACACCCGCACCTTCTTCCAGGTGATGCTGCCGATGGCCAAGCCGGGCCTGATCAGCGTGGGCATCTTCAACTTCCTGGGCCAGTGGAACCAGTACCTGCTGCCGACGGTGCTCAACACCGACCCGGAGAACAAGGTGCTCTCCCAGGGCCTGGTGCAGCTCGCGGTCAGCCAGGGCTACAAGGGCGACTGGTCCGGGCTCTTCGCCGGCCTGGTGATGGCGATGCTGCCGGTGCTCGCCGCGTACATCGTCTTCCAGCGGCAGGTGGTGGCGGGACTCACGGCCGGCGCCGTCAAGTAGGAGAAAAGGCGCCCCGGAAGGGGGAGAGCGCTCTCAGGCCCCCGCGCGCTTCGGCGCGCGGGGGCCTTCGCCTGTCTCCGCGCGCCCCCTGGGGTGCTCCGGGTCTTGACGGAAGCGAAGGCGAAAGCGTCCCCTTAGAGTTCACATGTTGGAGAAAACGGTGGGAGTGAGAGAGTCGATGGAGACTCCGGGGTCGCAGACGTCGCTGCACAGGGCCAATCTGGAGCGGGTCGTGCGGGCGGTGCGGATGGCCGGTTCGCTGACCCAGGCGGAGATCGCCCGGGCGACGGGACTGTCGGCGGCGACCGTCTCCAACATCGTCCGCGAGCTCAAGGACGGCGGCACGGTCGAGGTCACCCCGACCTCGGCGGGCGGCCGCCGGGCCCGCAGCGTCTCCCTCTCCGGCGACGCCGGCATCGTCATCGGCGTCGACTTCGGCCACACCCACCTGCGGGTCGCGGTCGGCAACCTCGCCCACCAGGTGCTCGCCGAGGAGGCCGAACCGCTCGACGTGGACGCCTCCGCCGCGGAGGGCTTCGACCGGGCGGAACAGCTGGTCAACCGGCTGATCGAGGCCACCGGCATCGGCCGCGACAAGGTGATCGGCGTCGGTCTCGGCGTCCCCGGCCCCATCGACGTCTCCTCCGGCACGCTCGGCTCGACGTCGATCCTGCCGGGCTGGAGCGGCATCAACCCCGCCGAGGAGCTCTCCGCCCGGCTCGGGGTCCCCGTCCACGTCGACAACGACGCCAACCTGGGCGCGCTCGGCGAGCTGGTGTGGGGGAGCGGCCGGGGCGTGAAGGACCTGGCGTACATCAAGGTGGCGAGCGGTGTGGGCGCCGGGCTGGTGATCGACGGGCGGGTCTACCGGGGGCCGGGCGGCACGGCCGGCGAGATCGGCCACATCACCCTGGACGAGTCGGGCCCGGTCTGCCGGTGCGGCAACCGCGGCTGCCTGGAGACCTTCACCGCCGCCCGGTACGTGCTGCCGCTGCTCCAGCCCAGCCACGGGCCGGACCTCACCATGGAGCGGGTGGTGCAGCTGGCCCGCGAGGGCGACCCGGGCTGCCGGCGGGTCATCGCCGACGTCGGGCGCCACATCGGCAGCGGCATCGCCAACCTCTGCAATCTCCTGAACCCGAGCCGGGTCGTGCTGGGCGGCGACCTCGCCGAGGCCGGCGAGCTGGTGCTCGCCCCCATCCGGGACTCGGTCGGCCGCTACGCGATCCCCAGCGCCGCCCGCCAGCTCTCCCTGGTCCAGGGGGCGCTGGGCGGCCGCGCCGAGGTGCTGGGCGCGCTGGCGCTGGTGCTGAGTGAGATGGGGGACGCGACCCTGCTGGCGGGAACGGAGAGTGCTCAGCCGACCACGCTGCCGGTATCGGTGCCCGCCTTCACTTAGAGAACGATAACCACCGTTGTCATCTCGTTAAGTTTTCACTTCTTGACGACGGTGTTGCGGCCGAGTTGACTTCGTGACACCTCGGCCGCACCGTCGCGGCCTCGTCAGGGAGGCAACCCCACATGAACGCAATGACTCGTCGTGTCGTCATAGGCTCGGCCGCGGTCTCGATGGCCCTCGCGCTCTCCGCCTGTGGCCAGGCCGGCGGCGGTGACGGCGAGGACAAGGGCAGCTCGACCAAGATCGGTCTGCTCCTCCCGGAGAACAAGACCGCGCGGTACGAGGCCCTGGACAAGCCGCAGTTCGAGAAGGCCGTCAAGGACGCCTGCGGCGACTGCGAGGTCGTGTACAACAACGCCGTCGCCGACGTCGTCAAGCAGAAGCAGCAGTTCGACCAGCTCATCGCCGACGGCGTGAAGGTCATCGCGCTCGACCCGGTCGACTCCGCCAAGGCCGCCGGCTGGGTCAAGGAGGCGCAGGGCAAGGGCGTCAAGGTCGTCGCGTACGACCGCGCGATCGAGGGCGCCGACGCCTACGTCAGCCACGACAACAACAAGGTCGGCGAGCTCCAGGGCCAGGCCCTGCTCTCCGCCCTCGGCGCCAAGGCCGCCACCGCCCAGATCGTCATGATCAACGGCGACGAGAAGGACCCGAACGCCGGTCTGTTCAAGAAGGGCGCCCACACCGCCCTCGACGGCAAGGTCGGCAAGATCGCCTACGAGGCGTCCGGCGAGTGGGACCCGAAGGTCGCGGGCGAGAAGATGGCCGCCGCCATCTCC
The Streptomyces roseofulvus genome window above contains:
- a CDS encoding sugar ABC transporter permease, encoding MQHGKYRFIVGFLAVPLALYALFVIWPFIQSIYYSLTDWTGLSPEFGFVGLDNYTRLFQDEIFWKSLQHSLTFAVVLPLVTVGFALFLAFMLNVGGRRRKGAAVTGVRGSSFYKIVYFFPQVLSIVIVALLFQFAYNPNSGAINSFLKAVGLGAIQPDWLGDPDLALICVMVVLVWSTVGFFVVLFSAGMASIPRDFYEAALLDGASRFTTFFRITLPLLWDTVQSGWIYMGILALGAESFAVVQIMTVGPNGGGPDYSTIVMPLYVYQKAFRDGQAAYATTIGVALLLVTLAFAAVVMKLGRRERLEF
- a CDS encoding carbohydrate ABC transporter permease → MKTTDTPPTGDAQIPAPRAGQGPEVRKVAAPAGEKREGAVLNVFSHGVLIIWAIMVVLPLLWAVMTSFKADRAIFTSPWSLPDTLHFENWSRAWTQAHMSDYFLNTILVVGGSLAGTLLFGSMAAYVLARFEFPGNRFLYFLFIGGMSFPIILALVPLFYVMQNMALLNTVHGLILVYIAYSLPFTVFFLTAFFRTLPTSVAEAAFIDGASHTRTFFQVMLPMAKPGLISVGIFNFLGQWNQYLLPTVLNTDPENKVLSQGLVQLAVSQGYKGDWSGLFAGLVMAMLPVLAAYIVFQRQVVAGLTAGAVK
- a CDS encoding ROK family transcriptional regulator, with translation METPGSQTSLHRANLERVVRAVRMAGSLTQAEIARATGLSAATVSNIVRELKDGGTVEVTPTSAGGRRARSVSLSGDAGIVIGVDFGHTHLRVAVGNLAHQVLAEEAEPLDVDASAAEGFDRAEQLVNRLIEATGIGRDKVIGVGLGVPGPIDVSSGTLGSTSILPGWSGINPAEELSARLGVPVHVDNDANLGALGELVWGSGRGVKDLAYIKVASGVGAGLVIDGRVYRGPGGTAGEIGHITLDESGPVCRCGNRGCLETFTAARYVLPLLQPSHGPDLTMERVVQLAREGDPGCRRVIADVGRHIGSGIANLCNLLNPSRVVLGGDLAEAGELVLAPIRDSVGRYAIPSAARQLSLVQGALGGRAEVLGALALVLSEMGDATLLAGTESAQPTTLPVSVPAFT
- a CDS encoding sugar ABC transporter substrate-binding protein, giving the protein MNAMTRRVVIGSAAVSMALALSACGQAGGGDGEDKGSSTKIGLLLPENKTARYEALDKPQFEKAVKDACGDCEVVYNNAVADVVKQKQQFDQLIADGVKVIALDPVDSAKAAGWVKEAQGKGVKVVAYDRAIEGADAYVSHDNNKVGELQGQALLSALGAKAATAQIVMINGDEKDPNAGLFKKGAHTALDGKVGKIAYEASGEWDPKVAGEKMAAAISSVGKDKIGAVYSANDGMAGGIITSLENAGIKGIPVGGQDAEVAGIQRIVAGTQTFTIYKSPLQLAPEAAKFSVNLLKGKDLGAQGETDGVKSTLFAPVVVDKTNIQSTVIKDGIYAAADICSADLAAKCAELGIK